The Lucilia cuprina isolate Lc7/37 chromosome 5, ASM2204524v1, whole genome shotgun sequence genome includes a window with the following:
- the LOC111686644 gene encoding ensconsin isoform X6: MASLGGEQQISTNNSAAETTNRAESREGSVERKAAAKERDDKLKVARERQNEERQRKIEELKAQAEAAQRYREQKEEERRRRIDEIRQRDTDKRSQVEERKKAIMEAEKERREYILRKNQERESRIEVKKRERNSIGYAFGSSTPRLLEPSDFGMVSPSTFWGQRRSTSISNVAGASLSRRSSERELNDSGSKKRATSASGTERHDDHRRKSSSMYEVFNWGYSNDEPPKRFSLSIVGSEINIDGPPPPPTATASTKLNNTKNTFNNTENNYINNNHHNYHHKQYSNHNFYNTKEDNVDTSHIVFRSVARRKTDLMPTIPSPRDGHYGSRSSLSNTPSRTPGRAYSMNRLDQLAQPIRRNGEHIRAIMERQRREQMEMMDETESLGGGRRSAKKSTGNAGGSNNSKMSRSMIHLAGDGAPRPKYNIGSRSGTVTPGGHLNNSRPGSAMSTSTTMSTSGFINRRSVPAARKPRPASIAGTGVSLEEINKLKKENKPPVKTASSLSPSTSAQTTPKRSTNMMSTSLIVTSSSSRLFSAEKKTPIKREPLTPKATTPKPLSKTASSDRLNKLSKEKSKDIMTKSAITPPVANRTTTAKEPTKSKEEKEAINQVKTEVVTKPPAQQNGQKELEETMTAQQQAAVVNSQHEEKTDEGTEKVVTEPEPAVGPPKPKSRSGSKEGSIVRELAPATADNNDAMTASMIAKSKITTEEEAKAALAERRRLAREEAERQAELERQRIEAERLAELKRQEEEAERQRQFEEEAMRMAEEQRKAEEERLRQAIEEAKQREEEEKRKREEEEKQRLEREEAEKKAKEDAEKQRIEVAERLKREEKEREERRKRVEAIMSRTRRGGANTTPNSTPTKENNNSPKPAEATPVTPAVAPAATAAAVTNTAETPAQGGVAETNSNNDINATNTAVNVTNNTTNDTTTTTTNSTNEMVVVNSNNTESVNTTSSSGSSSSTATTPPTPASQQQQSAPVEQPQQQQAQPNNTTNIIPEPQNTQAMYEQSVIDKENSLINSFSNMIIDENVKNFQQNLQQQQQLQAQIVVEETNGKKFAELQQNNDSNITTTTTTTPTSVANGNGHHIESINNKNDIDLLQTVVPSTNQLIDLSLDSQDNNVNFNNNNSLLTTTNTLVTADSHENKDISLL, from the exons ATGGCGAGTCTTGGGGGCGAAcaacaaatttcaacaaataattcAGCAG CTGAAACAACTAATAGGGCAGAAAGCCGGGAAGGCAGCGTAGAAAGAAAAg cagcAGCCAAAGAGCGTGACGATAAATTGAAAGTTGCTAGGGAACGTCAAAATGAAGAAAGACAAAGAAAAATCGAGGAGCTAAAGGCTCAAGCTGAAGCTGCACAAAGATATCGCGAACAAAAAGAAGAGGAACGTCGACGTCGTATCGATGAGATCAGACAAAGAGACACGGATAAACGTTCACAGGTTGAAGAACGTAAAAAGGCCATAATGGAAGCTGAAAAAGAAAGACGTGAATATATATTGAGAAAGAATCAA gaAAGAGAATCAAGGATAGAAGTTAAGAAACGTGAAAGAAATTCCATTGGTTATGCTTTCGGTTCCTCAACACCACGCTTATTGGAGCCCTCCGATTTTGGCATGGTATCACCAAGTACATTTTGGGGTCAAAGACG TTCCACTTCAATATCAAATGTTGCCGGTGCTTCACTTTCACGTCGAAGTTCAGAACGTGAACTTAACGACAGTGGTTCTAAAAAGCGTGCAACATCAGCCAGTGGCACAGAGAGACATGATG ATCATCGTCGCAAATCATCTTCAATGTATGAAGTATTCAATTGGGGCTACTCAAACGATGAGCCCCCTAAAAGATTTTCACTTTCTATTGTTGGTAGTGAAATAAATATAGATGGACCACCACCACCTCCAACAGCAACAGCTTCTACAAAACTCAACAACACCAAGAACACATTCAACAACACAGagaataattatataaataataatcatcatAATTATCATCATAAACAATATTCAAAtcataatttctataatactaagG AAGATAATGTTGATACATCACATATCGTGTTTCGAAGTGTGGCCAGAAGAAAAACTGATCTTATGCCAACAATACCAAGTCCCAGAGATGGTCACTACGGTTCCCGATCATCACTTAGTAATACACCTTCTCGTACACCAG GACGTGCTTATTCCATGAATCGTTTGGATCAATTGGCTCAACCGATTCGCCGTAATGGCGAACATATAAGAGCCATAATGGAACGTCAGAGACGTGAACAAATGGAAATGATGGATGAAACGGAGTCACTAGGCGGTGGTCGACGTTCGGCCAAAAAATCAACGGGTAATGCGGGCGGCTCAAACAACAGCAAGATGTCACGCAGTATGATACATTTAGCCGGTGATGGGGCTCCTCGTCCCAAATATAATATAG GTTCGCGTTCTGGTACCGTTACACCAGGTGGCCATTTGAATAACTCAAGGCCTGGTAGTGCCATGTCCACATCCACTACAATGTCAACATCAGGTTTTATCAATAGAAGATCAGTGCCGGCTGCACGCAAACCACGTCCGGCTAGTATTGCCGGTACTGGTGTTTCCTTAGAAG aaataaataaacttaaaaaggaaaataaaccgCCCGTAAAGACAGCATCTTCGCTGTCACCGtctacatcagcacaaactacTCCAAAACGTTCAACGAACATGATGTCTACATCACTTATAGTCACATCATCGTCCTCGCGATTATTTAGCGCCGAAAAGAAAACTCCCATTAAAAgg GAACCTCTCACTCCAAAGGCCACAACTCCCAAGCCTCTATCAAAAACTGCTAGTTCAGATCGTCTCAATAAGTTGAGCAAAGAAAAATCCAAGGATATAATGACTAAATCAGCCATTACTCCTCCCGTTGCTAATAGAACTACTACAGCCAAAGAACCTACCAAGAGCAAAGAAGAAAAGGAAGCTATCAATCAAGTTAAAACCGAAGTAGTTACCAAACCACCAGCACAACAGAATGGTCAAAAAGAACTAGAGGAAACAATGACAGCCCAACAGCAGGCTGCTGTCGTCAACTCACAACATGAAGAAAAAACTGATGAAGGCACTGAAAAGGTCGTTACCGAACCAGAACCAGCTGTTGGTCCACCAAAACCCAAATCTCGCAGTGGCAGCAAGGAAGGTTCTATTGTACGTGAGTTAGCTCCAGCCACAGCAGACAACAATGATGCCATGACCGCATCAATGATTGCCAAGAGTAAGATAACCACAGAGGAAGAAGCCAAGGCGGCTTTAGCTGAAAGACGTCGTTTGGCTCGTGAGGAGGCTGAAAGGCAGGCAGAGTTGGAAAGACAGCGCATAGAAGCTGAACGTTTAGCTGAACTCAAGCGCCAGGAAGAAGAGGCTGAACGTCAGCGCCAATTTGAAGAGGAAGCTATGCGTATGGCCGAGGAGCAACGCAAGGCCGAAGAGGAACGTTTGCGTCAAGCCATTGAG GAAGCAAAACAACGTGAAGAAGAGGAGAAACGCAAACGTGAGGAAGAAGAGAAACAACGTTTGGAACGTGAAGAGGCTGAGAAGAAGGCTAAAGAAGATGCTGAAAAGCAAAGAATCGAAGTTGCCGAACGTCTTAAGCGCGAAGAGAAAGAACGTGAAGAAAGACGAAAACGTGTAGAAGCTATTATGTCACGTACCCGCAGAGGTGGTGCCAATACCACACCAAATTCCACTCCTACAAAG GAAAACAATAACTCTCCTAAACCTGCTGAAGCAACTCCTGTTACACCTGCAGTAGCACccgcagcaacagcagcagcagtaactAATACCGCTGAAACACCAGCTCAAGGAGGTGTTGCTGAAACAAATTCTAATAACGACATTAATGCTACCAACACCGCCGTCAACGTCACCAACAATACTACGAACgatacaacaaccacaacaacaaattCTACAAATGAAATGGTAGTAGTTAACAGTAACAACACTGAAAGTGTAAACACAACATCATCATCTGGCTCATCCAGTAGCACAGCTACTACACCACCAACACCAGcatcacaacaacagcaatctGCTCCTGTTGAACaaccacaacagcaacaagcacaacctaataatacaacaaatattattccTGAACCTCAAAACACTCAAGCAATGTATGAGCAGTCAGTTATTGATAAAGAAAATTCACTCATCAATAGTTTTTCCAATATGATTATCGATGAGaatgtaaaaaatttccaacaaaatttacagcaacaacaacaattacaagcACAAATTGTTGTTGAAGAAACAAATGGCAAAAAATTTGCTGAATTACAACAGAATAATGACAGTAATATCACAACAACAACCACTACGACACCAACATCGGTAGCTAATGGCAATGGTCATCATATTGaaagtattaataataaaaa TGATATCGATCTTTTACAAACTGTGGTACCATCAACAAATCAATTAATTGATTTAAGTCTTGACTCTCAAGACAATAATGTTAatttcaataacaataatagttTATTAACAACAACTAATACACTAGTCACTGCTGATAGTCATGAAAATAAAG ATATTTCATTGCTGTGA
- the LOC111686644 gene encoding ensconsin isoform X11: MASLGGEQQISTNNSAAETTNRAESREGSVERKAAAKERDDKLKVARERQNEERQRKIEELKAQAEAAQRYREQKEEERRRRIDEIRQRDTDKRSQVEERKKAIMEAEKERREYILRKNQERESRIEVKKRERNSIGYAFGSSTPRLLEPSDFGMVSPSTFWGQRRSTSISNVAGASLSRRSSERELNDSGSKKRATSASGTERHDGSRSGTVTPGGHLNNSRPGSAMSTSTTMSTSGFINRRSVPAARKPRPASIAGTGVSLEEINKLKKENKPPVKTASSLSPSTSAQTTPKRSTNMMSTSLIVTSSSSRLFSAEKKTPIKREPLTPKATTPKPLSKTASSDRLNKLSKEKSKDIMTKSAITPPVANRTTTAKEPTKSKEEKEAINQVKTEVVTKPPAQQNGQKELEETMTAQQQAAVVNSQHEEKTDEGTEKVVTEPEPAVGPPKPKSRSGSKEGSIVRELAPATADNNDAMTASMIAKSKITTEEEAKAALAERRRLAREEAERQAELERQRIEAERLAELKRQEEEAERQRQFEEEAMRMAEEQRKAEEERLRQAIEEAKQREEEEKRKREEEEKQRLEREEAEKKAKEDAEKQRIEVAERLKREEKEREERRKRVEAIMSRTRRGGANTTPNSTPTKENNNSPKPAEATPVTPAVAPAATAAAVTNTAETPAQGGVAETNSNNDINATNTAVNVTNNTTNDTTTTTTNSTNEMVVVNSNNTESVNTTSSSGSSSSTATTPPTPASQQQQSAPVEQPQQQQAQPNNTTNIIPEPQNTQAMYEQSVIDKENSLINSFSNMIIDENVKNFQQNLQQQQQLQAQIVVEETNGKKFAELQQNNDSNITTTTTTTPTSVANGNGHHIESINNKNDIDLLQTVVPSTNQLIDLSLDSQDNNVNFNNNNSLLTTTNTLVTADSHENKDISLL; encoded by the exons ATGGCGAGTCTTGGGGGCGAAcaacaaatttcaacaaataattcAGCAG CTGAAACAACTAATAGGGCAGAAAGCCGGGAAGGCAGCGTAGAAAGAAAAg cagcAGCCAAAGAGCGTGACGATAAATTGAAAGTTGCTAGGGAACGTCAAAATGAAGAAAGACAAAGAAAAATCGAGGAGCTAAAGGCTCAAGCTGAAGCTGCACAAAGATATCGCGAACAAAAAGAAGAGGAACGTCGACGTCGTATCGATGAGATCAGACAAAGAGACACGGATAAACGTTCACAGGTTGAAGAACGTAAAAAGGCCATAATGGAAGCTGAAAAAGAAAGACGTGAATATATATTGAGAAAGAATCAA gaAAGAGAATCAAGGATAGAAGTTAAGAAACGTGAAAGAAATTCCATTGGTTATGCTTTCGGTTCCTCAACACCACGCTTATTGGAGCCCTCCGATTTTGGCATGGTATCACCAAGTACATTTTGGGGTCAAAGACG TTCCACTTCAATATCAAATGTTGCCGGTGCTTCACTTTCACGTCGAAGTTCAGAACGTGAACTTAACGACAGTGGTTCTAAAAAGCGTGCAACATCAGCCAGTGGCACAGAGAGACATGATG GTTCGCGTTCTGGTACCGTTACACCAGGTGGCCATTTGAATAACTCAAGGCCTGGTAGTGCCATGTCCACATCCACTACAATGTCAACATCAGGTTTTATCAATAGAAGATCAGTGCCGGCTGCACGCAAACCACGTCCGGCTAGTATTGCCGGTACTGGTGTTTCCTTAGAAG aaataaataaacttaaaaaggaaaataaaccgCCCGTAAAGACAGCATCTTCGCTGTCACCGtctacatcagcacaaactacTCCAAAACGTTCAACGAACATGATGTCTACATCACTTATAGTCACATCATCGTCCTCGCGATTATTTAGCGCCGAAAAGAAAACTCCCATTAAAAgg GAACCTCTCACTCCAAAGGCCACAACTCCCAAGCCTCTATCAAAAACTGCTAGTTCAGATCGTCTCAATAAGTTGAGCAAAGAAAAATCCAAGGATATAATGACTAAATCAGCCATTACTCCTCCCGTTGCTAATAGAACTACTACAGCCAAAGAACCTACCAAGAGCAAAGAAGAAAAGGAAGCTATCAATCAAGTTAAAACCGAAGTAGTTACCAAACCACCAGCACAACAGAATGGTCAAAAAGAACTAGAGGAAACAATGACAGCCCAACAGCAGGCTGCTGTCGTCAACTCACAACATGAAGAAAAAACTGATGAAGGCACTGAAAAGGTCGTTACCGAACCAGAACCAGCTGTTGGTCCACCAAAACCCAAATCTCGCAGTGGCAGCAAGGAAGGTTCTATTGTACGTGAGTTAGCTCCAGCCACAGCAGACAACAATGATGCCATGACCGCATCAATGATTGCCAAGAGTAAGATAACCACAGAGGAAGAAGCCAAGGCGGCTTTAGCTGAAAGACGTCGTTTGGCTCGTGAGGAGGCTGAAAGGCAGGCAGAGTTGGAAAGACAGCGCATAGAAGCTGAACGTTTAGCTGAACTCAAGCGCCAGGAAGAAGAGGCTGAACGTCAGCGCCAATTTGAAGAGGAAGCTATGCGTATGGCCGAGGAGCAACGCAAGGCCGAAGAGGAACGTTTGCGTCAAGCCATTGAG GAAGCAAAACAACGTGAAGAAGAGGAGAAACGCAAACGTGAGGAAGAAGAGAAACAACGTTTGGAACGTGAAGAGGCTGAGAAGAAGGCTAAAGAAGATGCTGAAAAGCAAAGAATCGAAGTTGCCGAACGTCTTAAGCGCGAAGAGAAAGAACGTGAAGAAAGACGAAAACGTGTAGAAGCTATTATGTCACGTACCCGCAGAGGTGGTGCCAATACCACACCAAATTCCACTCCTACAAAG GAAAACAATAACTCTCCTAAACCTGCTGAAGCAACTCCTGTTACACCTGCAGTAGCACccgcagcaacagcagcagcagtaactAATACCGCTGAAACACCAGCTCAAGGAGGTGTTGCTGAAACAAATTCTAATAACGACATTAATGCTACCAACACCGCCGTCAACGTCACCAACAATACTACGAACgatacaacaaccacaacaacaaattCTACAAATGAAATGGTAGTAGTTAACAGTAACAACACTGAAAGTGTAAACACAACATCATCATCTGGCTCATCCAGTAGCACAGCTACTACACCACCAACACCAGcatcacaacaacagcaatctGCTCCTGTTGAACaaccacaacagcaacaagcacaacctaataatacaacaaatattattccTGAACCTCAAAACACTCAAGCAATGTATGAGCAGTCAGTTATTGATAAAGAAAATTCACTCATCAATAGTTTTTCCAATATGATTATCGATGAGaatgtaaaaaatttccaacaaaatttacagcaacaacaacaattacaagcACAAATTGTTGTTGAAGAAACAAATGGCAAAAAATTTGCTGAATTACAACAGAATAATGACAGTAATATCACAACAACAACCACTACGACACCAACATCGGTAGCTAATGGCAATGGTCATCATATTGaaagtattaataataaaaa TGATATCGATCTTTTACAAACTGTGGTACCATCAACAAATCAATTAATTGATTTAAGTCTTGACTCTCAAGACAATAATGTTAatttcaataacaataatagttTATTAACAACAACTAATACACTAGTCACTGCTGATAGTCATGAAAATAAAG ATATTTCATTGCTGTGA
- the LOC111686644 gene encoding ensconsin isoform X2: MASLGGEQQISTNNSAAETTNRAESREGSVERKAAKERDDKLKVARERQNEERQRKIEELKAQAEAAQRYREQKEEERRRRIDEIRQRDTDKRSQVEERKKAIMEAEKERREYILRKNQERESRIEVKKRERNSIGYAFGSSTPRLLEPSDFGMVSPSTFWGQRRSTSISNVAGASLSRRSSERELNDSGSKKRATSASGTERHDDHRRKSSSMYEVFNWGYSNDEPPKRFSLSIVGSEINIDGPPPPPTATASTKLNNTKNTFNNTENNYINNNHHNYHHKQYSNHNFYNTKEDNVDTSHIVFRSVARRKTDLMPTIPSPRDGHYGSRSSLSNTPSRTPGRAYSMNRLDQLAQPIRRNGEHIRAIMERQRREQMEMMDETESLGGGRRSAKKSTGNAGGSNNSKMSRSMIHLAGDGAPRPKYNIGGGISTSFLPLGSGSRNACKSMTHLGNYNTYNYNNAWSNTTPRSNLGLQTAATKKYLQSSLASSASNTFKRGQISNTNLYRFDTDSLLLMNSPSLLLNPGSRSGTVTPGGHLNNSRPGSAMSTSTTMSTSGFINRRSVPAARKPRPASIAGTGVSLEEINKLKKENKPPVKTASSLSPSTSAQTTPKRSTNMMSTSLIVTSSSSRLFSAEKKTPIKREPLTPKATTPKPLSKTASSDRLNKLSKEKSKDIMTKSAITPPVANRTTTAKEPTKSKEEKEAINQVKTEVVTKPPAQQNGQKELEETMTAQQQAAVVNSQHEEKTDEGTEKVVTEPEPAVGPPKPKSRSGSKEGSIVRELAPATADNNDAMTASMIAKSKITTEEEAKAALAERRRLAREEAERQAELERQRIEAERLAELKRQEEEAERQRQFEEEAMRMAEEQRKAEEERLRQAIEEAKQREEEEKRKREEEEKQRLEREEAEKKAKEDAEKQRIEVAERLKREEKEREERRKRVEAIMSRTRRGGANTTPNSTPTKENNNSPKPAEATPVTPAVAPAATAAAVTNTAETPAQGGVAETNSNNDINATNTAVNVTNNTTNDTTTTTTNSTNEMVVVNSNNTESVNTTSSSGSSSSTATTPPTPASQQQQSAPVEQPQQQQAQPNNTTNIIPEPQNTQAMYEQSVIDKENSLINSFSNMIIDENVKNFQQNLQQQQQLQAQIVVEETNGKKFAELQQNNDSNITTTTTTTPTSVANGNGHHIESINNKNDIDLLQTVVPSTNQLIDLSLDSQDNNVNFNNNNSLLTTTNTLVTADSHENKDISLL, encoded by the exons ATGGCGAGTCTTGGGGGCGAAcaacaaatttcaacaaataattcAGCAG CTGAAACAACTAATAGGGCAGAAAGCCGGGAAGGCAGCGTAGAAAGAAAAg cAGCCAAAGAGCGTGACGATAAATTGAAAGTTGCTAGGGAACGTCAAAATGAAGAAAGACAAAGAAAAATCGAGGAGCTAAAGGCTCAAGCTGAAGCTGCACAAAGATATCGCGAACAAAAAGAAGAGGAACGTCGACGTCGTATCGATGAGATCAGACAAAGAGACACGGATAAACGTTCACAGGTTGAAGAACGTAAAAAGGCCATAATGGAAGCTGAAAAAGAAAGACGTGAATATATATTGAGAAAGAATCAA gaAAGAGAATCAAGGATAGAAGTTAAGAAACGTGAAAGAAATTCCATTGGTTATGCTTTCGGTTCCTCAACACCACGCTTATTGGAGCCCTCCGATTTTGGCATGGTATCACCAAGTACATTTTGGGGTCAAAGACG TTCCACTTCAATATCAAATGTTGCCGGTGCTTCACTTTCACGTCGAAGTTCAGAACGTGAACTTAACGACAGTGGTTCTAAAAAGCGTGCAACATCAGCCAGTGGCACAGAGAGACATGATG ATCATCGTCGCAAATCATCTTCAATGTATGAAGTATTCAATTGGGGCTACTCAAACGATGAGCCCCCTAAAAGATTTTCACTTTCTATTGTTGGTAGTGAAATAAATATAGATGGACCACCACCACCTCCAACAGCAACAGCTTCTACAAAACTCAACAACACCAAGAACACATTCAACAACACAGagaataattatataaataataatcatcatAATTATCATCATAAACAATATTCAAAtcataatttctataatactaagG AAGATAATGTTGATACATCACATATCGTGTTTCGAAGTGTGGCCAGAAGAAAAACTGATCTTATGCCAACAATACCAAGTCCCAGAGATGGTCACTACGGTTCCCGATCATCACTTAGTAATACACCTTCTCGTACACCAG GACGTGCTTATTCCATGAATCGTTTGGATCAATTGGCTCAACCGATTCGCCGTAATGGCGAACATATAAGAGCCATAATGGAACGTCAGAGACGTGAACAAATGGAAATGATGGATGAAACGGAGTCACTAGGCGGTGGTCGACGTTCGGCCAAAAAATCAACGGGTAATGCGGGCGGCTCAAACAACAGCAAGATGTCACGCAGTATGATACATTTAGCCGGTGATGGGGCTCCTCGTCCCAAATATAATATAGGTGGGGGCATTTCCACCAGCTTTTTACCATTGGGTAGCGGCAGTCGAAATGCCTGTAAGAGTATGACACACTTGGGCAATTATAAtacttataattataataatgccTGGTCAAATACGACACCACGCTCGAATCTAGGCTTACAAACTGCCGCCACCAAAAAATATCTACAATCATCACTAGCTTCATCTGCATCCAACACGTTTAAACGAGGCCAGATCTCTAATACTAACCTCTACCGTTTCGATACAGACTCATTGTTACTCATGAACTCTCCTAGTTTACTTTTAAACCCAG GTTCGCGTTCTGGTACCGTTACACCAGGTGGCCATTTGAATAACTCAAGGCCTGGTAGTGCCATGTCCACATCCACTACAATGTCAACATCAGGTTTTATCAATAGAAGATCAGTGCCGGCTGCACGCAAACCACGTCCGGCTAGTATTGCCGGTACTGGTGTTTCCTTAGAAG aaataaataaacttaaaaaggaaaataaaccgCCCGTAAAGACAGCATCTTCGCTGTCACCGtctacatcagcacaaactacTCCAAAACGTTCAACGAACATGATGTCTACATCACTTATAGTCACATCATCGTCCTCGCGATTATTTAGCGCCGAAAAGAAAACTCCCATTAAAAgg GAACCTCTCACTCCAAAGGCCACAACTCCCAAGCCTCTATCAAAAACTGCTAGTTCAGATCGTCTCAATAAGTTGAGCAAAGAAAAATCCAAGGATATAATGACTAAATCAGCCATTACTCCTCCCGTTGCTAATAGAACTACTACAGCCAAAGAACCTACCAAGAGCAAAGAAGAAAAGGAAGCTATCAATCAAGTTAAAACCGAAGTAGTTACCAAACCACCAGCACAACAGAATGGTCAAAAAGAACTAGAGGAAACAATGACAGCCCAACAGCAGGCTGCTGTCGTCAACTCACAACATGAAGAAAAAACTGATGAAGGCACTGAAAAGGTCGTTACCGAACCAGAACCAGCTGTTGGTCCACCAAAACCCAAATCTCGCAGTGGCAGCAAGGAAGGTTCTATTGTACGTGAGTTAGCTCCAGCCACAGCAGACAACAATGATGCCATGACCGCATCAATGATTGCCAAGAGTAAGATAACCACAGAGGAAGAAGCCAAGGCGGCTTTAGCTGAAAGACGTCGTTTGGCTCGTGAGGAGGCTGAAAGGCAGGCAGAGTTGGAAAGACAGCGCATAGAAGCTGAACGTTTAGCTGAACTCAAGCGCCAGGAAGAAGAGGCTGAACGTCAGCGCCAATTTGAAGAGGAAGCTATGCGTATGGCCGAGGAGCAACGCAAGGCCGAAGAGGAACGTTTGCGTCAAGCCATTGAG GAAGCAAAACAACGTGAAGAAGAGGAGAAACGCAAACGTGAGGAAGAAGAGAAACAACGTTTGGAACGTGAAGAGGCTGAGAAGAAGGCTAAAGAAGATGCTGAAAAGCAAAGAATCGAAGTTGCCGAACGTCTTAAGCGCGAAGAGAAAGAACGTGAAGAAAGACGAAAACGTGTAGAAGCTATTATGTCACGTACCCGCAGAGGTGGTGCCAATACCACACCAAATTCCACTCCTACAAAG GAAAACAATAACTCTCCTAAACCTGCTGAAGCAACTCCTGTTACACCTGCAGTAGCACccgcagcaacagcagcagcagtaactAATACCGCTGAAACACCAGCTCAAGGAGGTGTTGCTGAAACAAATTCTAATAACGACATTAATGCTACCAACACCGCCGTCAACGTCACCAACAATACTACGAACgatacaacaaccacaacaacaaattCTACAAATGAAATGGTAGTAGTTAACAGTAACAACACTGAAAGTGTAAACACAACATCATCATCTGGCTCATCCAGTAGCACAGCTACTACACCACCAACACCAGcatcacaacaacagcaatctGCTCCTGTTGAACaaccacaacagcaacaagcacaacctaataatacaacaaatattattccTGAACCTCAAAACACTCAAGCAATGTATGAGCAGTCAGTTATTGATAAAGAAAATTCACTCATCAATAGTTTTTCCAATATGATTATCGATGAGaatgtaaaaaatttccaacaaaatttacagcaacaacaacaattacaagcACAAATTGTTGTTGAAGAAACAAATGGCAAAAAATTTGCTGAATTACAACAGAATAATGACAGTAATATCACAACAACAACCACTACGACACCAACATCGGTAGCTAATGGCAATGGTCATCATATTGaaagtattaataataaaaa TGATATCGATCTTTTACAAACTGTGGTACCATCAACAAATCAATTAATTGATTTAAGTCTTGACTCTCAAGACAATAATGTTAatttcaataacaataatagttTATTAACAACAACTAATACACTAGTCACTGCTGATAGTCATGAAAATAAAG ATATTTCATTGCTGTGA